Below is a window of Camelina sativa cultivar DH55 chromosome 11, Cs, whole genome shotgun sequence DNA.
GAGCTAGATCTGCAATCCTTGACGTTCATGACCCCTTGTTGTTGGAAGATGCACCACCTTTTCATGATAATGTGAAAGGTGCGCCAAGACAAGAGAGAAACATGGACCTAAAAAAAGCTGAAAATTCAATTTATATAGGTCGAATATTTGAGAGCAAGGCAGCTCTACGACAAGCGCTGTGTGTATATGCCATGAAAAGGCTATTTAAATTCAGAATTGGGAAGTCTGACAAAGGCAGAGTTATTGCAACATGCGTGGACAAGAACTGTGGTTGGCGAGTATATGCAACCAACCACCCGAATTCTCAGAATGTGGAAATCAAAACTGTAACTTTGAAACACACCTGTGATGTTTCGTCCAAGTCTAAATATGGGGTTAAGGCGACAACCAAGATTTTTTCTGAACTCTTGCAAGCAAAATTTGCAAACGGGAAGAGAGGTACACGAGCTTGTGAGCTACCTGAGATGGTGCTGTCAGAGCTGAACGTAACAATTTCCTATATAAAAGCATGGAACACAAAGGAATTGACCATGAATGCTGCCCGTGGGAATGAAGAGGAAGGTTATCATTTTTTGGCAACATACCTGCATTTGGTTGAGTCGACGAATCCTCGGACGATCTACGATATTCAGACATGCGTGGATAAAAAAGGGAATACCAagtttaaatacttattttttgtgtttagtgCCTCCATCAGTGGATTTAAGTATTTGAGAAAAGTTATTGTAATCGATGGGACAACCATGAAAGGTAAATACAAAGGATGTCTAGTGGCGGCCAGTGGCCAAGATGGGAATATGCATATCTTCCCACTCGCTTTTGGAGTAGTCGAAGTCTAGAATGACAGTGGTTGGGTAtggttttttaaacatttacaaCAGTTTGTCCCCGATGAGgaagatttggtttttgtgtcaGACATGCATGCATCCATTTACTCTGCACTGAGCAAGGTATATCCACTGGCACACCATGTagcatgtaaaaaaaatagattattttCCCGTCTCTAATTCATTTCggaattttttatgaaaaagtcCACCTATTTAGGAATGTGAAGCATAAATTCCACTGTGGTGGTCTTGCTAATATGGTTTCAAAAGCTGTGAGGGCCTACACAATCGGTGATTTCGAGTACTGGTGGAAAGAAATTGAGAATCTCAAGCCAGCTTGTGCGGCATATCTTAGAGACATTGGTCTATCCCATTGGACACTATCACACTTCTATAGTAATCGGTATAATGTAATGAGTAGCAACATCTCTAAGTCCCTAAATGCAGCAATGGTTAGGGCGGTGGATTATCCTATCGTGTCGATGGTATAATTCATTAGGGCTATGCTGATGCGGTGGTTTTGGTGTAGGAGGACAAAAGCTGGTAAAACGAAAACAAGATGTACACCAGAAATAGAGGAGATGATGATAGACCACTTAGAAGATTTGGTGGATTGTGCTGTTTTATCTGCCAGTGATTGGATATACCAAGTTAACGATGGAATTGGGTGTGTGTTCACTGTCGATATGGAGAATAAAACCTGTACGTGCAGGATGTTTGACGTTCTCAAGATCCCATGTTGTCACGCTTTGGCAGCCACACAAGTGCGGGGAGTCGATAAGTACTCACTAGTCGATGCTAGTTACTTTGTTGCTCCTTGGTTGAGTAAGTAAAAGGGTATAATTATGTCAGTCCCTAATGAGAAAGACACCGATGTCCCTGAAACATGTACGGAGGTTGATGTGAACCCACCAAACACAAAGCGAGGTGGTGGGAGACCACGTAAA
It encodes the following:
- the LOC104728612 gene encoding uncharacterized protein LOC104728612, producing the protein MKRLFKFRIGKSDKGRVIATCVDKNCGWRVYATNHPNSQNVEIKTVTLKHTCDVSSKSKYGVKATTKIFSELLQAKFANGKRGTRACELPEMVLSELNVTISYIKAWNTKELTMNAARGNEEEGYHFLATYLHLVESTNPRTIYDIQTCVDKKGNTKFKYLFFVFSASISGFKYLRKVIVIDGTTMKGKYKGCLVAASGQDGNMHIFPLAFGVVEV